From the genome of Triticum aestivum cultivar Chinese Spring chromosome 1A, IWGSC CS RefSeq v2.1, whole genome shotgun sequence:
TACTTTAGGAAACTTTGCTCTGTCATGTAGCACTCAGTTTTTTAAAAACATACTATATATGTAGCCCTCATCAACGTTGTGCTGGGCCATGAGTGGGCTTCCTCGATTAGCAAAAAAGAGGTGTTGATGTGGGGGATAAGTTTACGGTCAATTGAGTTTGCTTACGATTGGGCTTGAAAAAAAGGGTTCGTTTGTTTAATATAGTCTGGCCTTGCTCCCTTTACATATATACCCATGAGTTTATATATGTCCTCGAGTTACACAGAGTATCAACAAGCCTCATCGGGTATCAACGGGCAGAGGACTGGATAACGAAGGAATGGAAATGGTGGGCTAATTAAATGGAATTTGTGAAATGCATGATTTAAGAAGTTGGTTGCATGGAAATTATATATGTAAGAAATTATGCTTGATTACTGCTGAATGGCTCTCTCGGCAACATGGGCCAGCATATCTCATCACCATGCCGCAGCCAAGATGGAGCTGGGAGGGAATTACTGAAAGAATGTCCCAAACACAAAATTCTAGATTCTCTACTGAAGGCATATAGGTACACACAGATCTTAGTTGGAAGACCATCCGCCATCGTCTCCGCCGACTTTTTGCCGGAAGACCATCAGTCGTCACCTAGACCTACTTCGCCGCAGGTATCTTTTTTCTTTGTGCAAATTATGACGGAGCTATGTCTGATTTACAGTTTTTACAACCAGAGTTTACTGATGGTTAAACTAGCAATTTAAATTGATGTGAGCAAGTATTTAACACAATTGGTCTGTTGGCATAGGCTCAAGCAAGCACCTCTTCGATCTATATTGTTGCCATTTTGTTTCCTTTGTCAAACTAGCTGCAACAATAATGTTTTTTGCTGTACAATATGGGCATAGAGCCATTTGATACAATAATGTTGTCAATTGATTCCTGTTGTAGTGCTTCTTGCTGTATGGGTTGGTATAGCTGATTCGTTAATGTGTTCACTTAATTGATTCCTGCCGCAGTACTCATTGATTCCTGCCGTGGTACTCACTGAATCTTGACCTACGTCTTATTATATAGCCCATTCATTCGTCACCTGCCATAGAGCATAGTGCTCCTTGCTATACGGCGGACCTGGTGAAACTGTGCAAATAATTAACAAACCAAACCCCACCTGGATAGTGCTACAGATTTGCTTAGTGGGCAGGAATAACTGGTCAGCCTTTCGTAACTTCTATTTCTATTATTGTAGCATAATAGTTTTTTACATGGAGCTGACTGTTATTTCTTCTTTTTCACCAGGAGTACTATTTCTTCTTTAAGGGCGTATTTCGGAGGGGAGCATACACATTACCTTGATTGAGTTGAGTTTCGTGTTCTGCATTACTGTTATAAGTTACCAGCAGCAAAGAAAGAGAGTCATGTACTAATAGCTGATAAGGTAGTCTGCTCTTGTAGATCATCTGGTTATTCATTTTCCCATACAAGTGTTACTAAACTCTACTAAGTTCTATAATGACACAAGATTAACTTGTTACAGGACAAGTGTACCGAGTAATAGCAGCAAGAAAGAGAGTCATGTACTAATATCTGATAAGGTAGTCTGCTCTTGCAGATCATCTGGTTGATCATTTTCCCATACAAGTGTTACTACACTCTACATTTGCGTAGAGTAATAACACAAGATTAACTTGTTACAGGACAAGTGTACAGAGTAATGAGTATGGACAGAAAATTTGTTTCTTCATCATTTATATTCTACTTAGAATATAGTCCCcacgtctcataatataagatcgtttttgaCATTAGTGCAGTgttaaaaatgctcttatattatgtgacggagggagtaactcACAAGGTATGAACATAATTACTGTTTTTGTCATGTCAATGTATCCATGGCTGACAAGCTATCTTGGTGACATCATTATGTCTCGTGGATGGGATAAAAAGAAGAAATATATATTCTTGGAGCATGCATCAGAGTGGATGGAAGCTAATGTGTTCCTGTTTTTTTTATGAAAACGATAACTTTTATTACAAATAAGGAATTTTCTGCGTTTTcagaaaagcaaaagaaaaacgATTGACAATCTATTCTATGCAAAACTACTGTTCCATCCGATGAAGAATGGTATGTTGGCTTCTTCACGTCCGATCTTCATGCTAAAAAAACACTaatctttttttgcgaaaaagcttccaatctattcatattcaatcatggcagtataatgaacaccagaaataaaaattatatccagatctgtagaccacctagcgacgactacaagcattgaagcgagccgaaggcgcgccgccgtcatcacccctccatcgccggagttgggcacaacttgttgtagtagatagtcgggaagtcgtcgtgctaaggccccataggaccggcgcatcagaacagcaaccgccgccgatgaagaataacgtaggttggaaggattcaacccgaagacacacgaacgtagacgaacaacgacgagattcgagcaaatccaccaaagatagatccgccggagacacacctccacacgcgcaccaacgatgctagatgcaccaccggaacgggggctaggcggggagtcctttattccatcttcagggagccgccgccgtctcgccttcctgagcatgacacaaaccctaacaagacaaGGAAAAAAGActgaaaacggagccctcccgctggcccttggcaggatccaccgcgcccccgTGGCCCTAGGGCCACCAGAGATGAGGCAGACCTGCGGCGGCGCCAGCgagaggcagaaaccctagctttctttcttggaggaggaggagcgacTTCACGTTCGGGAGTTAAAAACACTAATCAGTTTAACCTTATTATTGATGTTTATTAAAATTGGACATTAAAAATGATGCATAATGGCACATGAAGCAGGTTGTGCTTCTTTTtcacccggtgcaacgcacgggcatttgtactagtatatATATAGGCAGCCTATCCTGTGAATTCGGCGTCTTCGTGAATCCTTGTATCCTGTCATTATCAGTCGTTGGATCAAAATCTTGTGCCTGCTGTTTGTGCCCTGTCTTTTTTGCACAAACATGCCCACATCCACCCAAGTTTGCCATGTCAACTTTTCAAAAGAGACCCCAACGAGACCAACTCTCCCAGTTAACCACTCAATCGTTTTCCTCCCAATCTCTGCATCTCGCCGGCGGCCACGGCCACGGCTGCGGCGACCAAGACCACCAGAGTCCAGCGACTATTTCCTGCCACGAAGAGCGGTGATTGGCGGCAGCACCTTGGACGCTGTAATGGAGACACGCCGGAGGCGGCCACCTCTCCCAGCGACGGCAGCCTCTCCGGCAGAGATCCAAGCGGGTGGCCATCGCCTCTAGGCGTGGAGTTCTCCCCTGCGGACGCACCAGGCCTTGCCCTACTGCGATGTATGGAGCCGTCCAGCCATGCGTTGGAGTTCCCGTTTGGGATCCGAGCCGGACATGCCTTTGCAGTATGATATTTCTTTGCAGCTGCTGCACTGTCGAACTCTTCCCCAATCTCTTCAGGCAAAACCGTCCTGGAGCTCCTTCGACACAACCCAAGACTAGCACAACCCGACCACTATTGCGACCATGTAGCTAGTTCTTATCAGATGACTTGCTATTGGTGATTTCTGTAAGAATATCATACGAGTTGCTGTTGGTGCCAATCGAGCATCATACTTCAGAAATAAGTGAATATAAAATATAGAAGCAGTGTGAGTACAGGGCAGGCTCTAGGTAGGAGTAGCAACAACGTGCGTTGGTGGTTTGGACCAATTCCTTTGGGTTCGGTTGGGAACAAGAGCATGTTCTTGTGACCCCAAGTACTTGTAACTAAACTCTCTCTTGTACATAATGAATATGACAGGGATTGCTTGTTCTTGCAAAGAAATTCAGAAACAAGTGAATGTCCACTTATTGGTGACTCATTCTTTTTAGAGAAATGGTTGGTTTACTTTATTTTGATGAATGCTATTGTTCATGCTTACTGGCAGTTTGTAATCTGGGCTGCTCGTACAAGATTCATGCTGCAGTTTGGCCTACAAGTCTCATTTTACACTGAAAAATTATTACAGTATAACTAGTACTTCGGGTAGTAAGTAGGTAACAACACAAATAGATCAGATCATCAGCTAGCCATGATTCTTGTACATCTAGTTCTCCTGGGTGACTGCCATTGATGGATAAAGCTCATAAACAAGTGCTTCTAAGTtgttttgaattaaaattcagACGGAAACACCTGATACATGCTAGCCGCAATTAGTATATGGCTGCTCCGTCGAACATCTTATGCATTCAATTTTTTTCTTCAACTACTCATAAACAAGAACAAGCTTCCAAACTTTGATACATGAATCAAAACTCATGCATCTGCTCACCACTCACACTTAATTAAGCATGAATCAAATCTGATACAAATAACATAAACAGTTGGACAAAGCACAAGTTCGAATCCAGTGCATAAATTCAAACATTCAATAAACTGAATAAATGGGATTAAACATCATCTATTTTTCGAAGACTTGTAGCTATCATCATGCACCATCTGGAAGCATTTGTTGCACATTCATGGCTTCTTTTCCATGACCTTTTTTGCTAGGACAATTGCGACTGTCATGAAACCCTATTTGGTTGCACGTCTTGCACAAGCGTGCGACCTTGGCCTtggcttcttttttcttctccttttgTTTTTCCCCATTCATTTCCTTTGCTCTTTTTATTCTTTTACATCTCCCTACCGAATGGCCATCATTTGGCGGGTGTATGTCAACTTGAGTAGGAATGTTGCAACCAATAAACGCCTCATATTCCTCTTGCCTAGTGTGCTTGACTGCATTGGGAACCATTTGGTTCAGAGGCTCCTCAATGCTCAGAACACTTGATACTAAAAAGCTCATGCCTTCATCTGATTGCTTGGCTCTTTGAATTAGATCTTCCAACTTGTTGCGTACTGTTGAAATCTTCTTCCTTGCGGCTGCATCCAAGGAATCGGTGGGATTttcttctagaaggttcccttGCTCATCGTAAACACTCTCACTGCAATTTTCTGTATGTCAATCATATAATTTAAAAAAGAGAAGAGCATTGATTTTTATAACTTTCATACCTTTTACACTGTTTCTTCCATCTTTCCATAATATAGAAGGTTGGAAGCTCCTTTTGATTTTCAATTCGCATCACTTGGACAATATGGCGGCATGGGATTCCATGTGACTCATATAACTTGCATGAACAGTTAGCTATCATGGTTGTCGTGTCACAACGGACCTCCCTTACCCTACTGGCTCCCGTTTTGAAGGTCACTACTTTTATTCCCCCATCTTGTGCAATTCCTTGAACACAACAATTATCTCTTGCTGCAATAACTTGTTCCTGAAATTTCCCAAACACTTCATGTGTGAATACTTGACTACCTTGTTTCTCCATTGCCCACGGTGTCACTAGTTGGGGGATCCTATGGATGCTTGAATTGTCGGCAATCAACTCCTCTTGACGTTGACATTCTAAAGCCGTTTCAAACCTAAGCCAGAACTCAACAAAAGTGAGCCTGCGATGAATGAATCGGTTAAAGAATGAATTTGCACTTTCAGACCTTGAAGTAGTTCGAAGAATGCCTGCCGGTGGTATGTCCATAAAATAGGCTGGTATCCATGACTCTCTGAGGCTAAACCTTTTAGTCAACCATTCATTATCCTCCAACCCATACTCTGAAATTATAGAATTCCACTCTAACTCAAACTCGGTCACGGTTTCTGAACCCCATACACATGCATTCATCCTCTTCCAAAATTCAGATTCTTCTCTAATCGCAGGTCCAAGCTTCTCAGGAAGTTTTTCCATTATATGCCACATGCACAGCCTGTGTACTGAGGTTGGAAAAACTTCATCAATTCCATTCTTAATGCTAGTAGCTTCATCGGTTATGATGAGTGTCGGCGCTACACCTCCCATTGCCTTCAGGAAGGTCTCAAACAACCAGACATATGACTCGGTCTTCTCATTTAGTAAGAACGCAGCACCAAAGAACACACTTTGTAAATGATGATTAACTCCTGTAAATGGTGCAAAGATCATGTCATACTGATTAGTAGTATATGTAGAATCAAAGGACACCACACTACCGAAATGTTTGTAGTTCTTCCTGCTTGTGGCATCTGCCCAGAACACATACATCAACTTTCCTTCAGCACTGACAACAAAATCATAGAAAAATGCTGAATTAACTTCCTGCTTTCTACCTAGCTGGGCCACAAACATTTGAGCATCTGCATTCCTAATTTTTAATCTGAGGTCACGGTAGTAGTTTTGCAAGTCCCTTTTCATGCATCCAGCATTCGCAAATCCACCCTCGCTGACGTGTAGGAGCCTGTATGCCTGGCAGGTGCATATGCTTGCTTTGCTGCATGTGTACAATGTGTTCTTTGCCCTCTCGCTAACTCGGCGATTTGATCTGATCAAATGACGCTTATCCAGTGACACAAGACCATGGTTGTGGTGCTTGACCCATGATTCTATCTTGTAGGTATCATTAGCACATAACTTCACAAAGATGTGTGCATCACAACCGCACCTTATGTCTGTGTTCTTACGCCTCTTCTTTGATGGATCGTCAATCTTGTTACCATTTTCAGACTTAAATCCTTGTCTATTACACATGTATCGTTTAGTGCGAACTACCTCATTTTCTAACTTCTTTTGTTGCCCAATACGAACTCCAAAACCAGATTGATGTGCATAAGATTTGTAGAACTCCTCCACGGCCTTCAATCCTTCAAATATCATCCCCACTTTAGGCTTCAAATCATCTTCACATTCAGGTATAAAGGACGAGCATTGGAACATAAAGGATGAATTAATAAGCACTTTCATGTACAAATAAGTAAAATGAGTACGCCTGTTGTTCGGCAACAGCAATTGACTTACACAGAGAGGAACACTTGCTTTCTTTATGGGTGTATTAAATCCTTCCTCGTTCATGTGCATCTGCCACATATTTGTAGATCCCATTGCTGCACCTGCACCAACAGGTACATGATAAGCCTTTAGAACTAACCAGAAAACCAACACACATTTTGAGAGAAATACAACCCAATATGGGTTTAGCCCCAACACTAACTGACAGACCTGGGCACTGTCATTCAAATGACAATCAGTGTACAAAGTTACAGACCCTCGACAATGTAGATGTATGTGCAGGTAAAATCTAGAATAGCGATTCCCAACTTTACTATAAAATTTGGCAGCACTTGAATGGATGTCAACAAGAAGAGTTTCATTCAGGATAAATTTTCACTACCAAACTAGCATAATCTCGAACAGTAAATATGAGCTACATCACATGCATCCCATTAAGTTCAATCACAACATATCCACCACAGAAACCTATGTTTGCATCAAGTTAACGAGAATTAAGTTTTGAAAAGTGATTTGGTTCATTGTTTTTCTCAATAATAAGTACTGGATCATTGTTCCCTCATACAGAGCATTGTTTTTCCCAATATAATGCTCCTGAAGACCTGACGCAAAGCAATCTGCTTTCAGCAGGAACAGGGCACCGCAAGGCAAGGGGCAGAAGAGATGGATTTGGGATGTTGTATTAACCTTTGTGTGTACGCCTGCACCCCGGATCCAGTCTTCTGGAAGTTTAGGGCGTACGAGAGTTCTTCGTCTCTAGCCGCAGGCCGCCGCCATGGTGATCGGGAACGTGGGTTTCGCACGTCTGGTCTGTTGAGGGGTGCCCTTGCAAATCTGCATGATTAACTTACGGACGTACAGGACCGGAGGCGGGCGGCTTAGTGCAAAAAATTCCTACGACTGAGCAGAAACGCAGGATTTAAATCGGATGACTGGGAACGAGAGGATATAGGGGTGCACGAAGAACTAAACAATGATCGGGAACTGagcaaacatatatatatatatatatatgagaaagaagtaggtcggtggagcaacgaggggctcacgagggtggagggcgtgccccctgcctcgtggcctcctcgattgtttcttgacgtccactccaagtctcctggatcacatttgttccaaaaataacgctcccgaaagtttcattccgtttggactctgtttgatattccttttctgcgaaacactaaaatagacaaaaaaacagcaatttgggctaggcctccgattaataggttagtcccaaaaataatataaaattataaaataaagtccgttatcatccaaaacagataatataatagcatggaataataaaaaaattatagatacattaagaGAAAATTGCTTCTATACCATCGACAACCTCTGCAATGGCTTATTTGCCATCCAACAAAGCTTCAGTGCTTATATACCAAACACAAACAAAATCTATTGCCTATATACCACTAGCAGTTAGTCTAGTGTTAACTCAATCCGTTAAGTGCCCAAAATGACcatcttgccctcaatggcaaatAAGCAAACAACTGTAGAACATGTCCAGAAAAAAAATTGACAACATTCCTCCTCTATTTTCAGCATTCCAGCAAAATTATAGTGATTATCTAACAAATCCAGGATATAAAAAATTCCAGCAACAGAGTAATATACTCAAGAAAATTCACATCATTTAGAAGACATTCATGAAACACCATATTAATTCTCACACAATCAGTACCAAGTTTGCATCGTCCAGAACCAAAATACCACAACCAAAATATGTTGTTCACACAAGCAAGTCTCTAAATAAAATAGCATACACATGAAGAGCTGCGATACAGAAATAATACGCAAGATTTTAGAGCATTTCACAGTTTCAACTTTTTTTGCTTCAACTGGCCATTGCTTGGTTGTTAG
Proteins encoded in this window:
- the LOC123102327 gene encoding protein FAR1-RELATED SEQUENCE 5, yielding MIFEGLKAVEEFYKSYAHQSGFGVRIGQQKKLENEVVRTKRYMCNRQGFKSENGNKIDDPSKKRRKNTDIRCGCDAHIFVKLCANDTYKIESWVKHHNHGLVSLDKRHLIRSNRRVSERAKNTLYTCSKASICTCQAYRLLHVSEGGFANAGCMKRDLQNYYRDLRLKIRNADAQMFVAQLGRKQEVNSAFFYDFVVSAEGKLMYVFWADATSRKNYKHFGSVVSFDSTYTTNQYDMIFAPFTGVNHHLQSVFFGAAFLLNEKTESYVWLFETFLKAMGGVAPTLIITDEATSIKNGIDEVFPTSVHRLCMWHIMEKLPEKLGPAIREESEFWKRMNACVWGSETVTEFELEWNSIISEYGLEDNEWLTKRFSLRESWIPAYFMDIPPAGILRTTSRSESANSFFNRFIHRRLTFVEFWLRFETALECQRQEELIADNSSIHRIPQLVTPWAMEKQGSQVFTHEVFGKFQEQVIAARDNCCVQGIAQDGGIKVVTFKTGASRVREVRCDTTTMIANCSCKLYESHGIPCRHIVQVMRIENQKELPTFYIMERWKKQCKSESVYDEQGNLLEENPTDSLDAAARKKISTVRNKLEDLIQRAKQSDEGMSFLVSSVLSIEEPLNQMVPNAVKHTRQEEYEAFIGCNIPTQVDIHPPNDGHSVGRCKRIKRAKEMNGEKQKEKKKEAKAKVARLCKTCNQIGFHDSRNCPSKKGHGKEAMNVQQMLPDGA